The genomic stretch GTTGCTTGTAGTTCCTCGCCAGGTAattgtttgtttctttgaaaattttctgTTAAGCTGTTGTGTATAGGTATATACATTCTGAGTTTTTTACATGGAAAATCTAACAACAGTCACGTGGTTTTTAAACTTAAATGATATATTAGGTATCATGCAATTGATTTTCTTCAtggtttttgctattatttagTTGACTAGTTGACACCTAGTACTGGGAGCATCACTGAATATGTCTGTTTAGAATGGTGAATTGCAATGTTGCCAATTTCTCCAGGAGGCAATTTACATGACCTTCCACTAGTGGAAAGTTTGCCATAGTGTACTCCAaaatactacttttttttttttttttttttaaaaaagagaacaaTGTTTGATACTGCCATGCTAGTACTGTTCCTTTTTGTCAAAAGtaattatatcttatttttctaCAAGCTCtccttttctcctctctttttttcccttgtaAATGTTCTAAGTTATTGCCTCTGTGTCCCAGGTTTAGAGGAGAAAACATTTGTGAAATCAACATTTGCTGATAACGTTGTTAGTAACTCATGTGGTTCACCTAGTGTTGGTTCTCAAAGTCAATTTGAGGGATTGTGTTTTAATTTAGAGAAGATGGATGTTAGTTCTGTAGCTAACCTGGGTTCTTCACTAGCTGAACTGCTTCAGTCTGATGATCCAAGTTCTGTGGACTCTAGTTTTGTGAGGTCTACTGCAATGAACAAGCTGCTTGTATGGAAAGGTGACATTTCAAAGTCACTGGAATTGACAGAATCTGAAATTGATTCTCTTGAAAGTGAACTAAAGTCCATGAGATTTGAATCTGGAAACAGATGTCCTTGTCCGGCAGCATCCAGTCCTCGTCCATTTGATAGTGATGCTAAACCTTGCAATGCACAGGGGGTTGCCTCTAACAGTGTCCCACGACCTTCTCCCTTGCAAGTTGCATCATGTGGGGATGAAATTGTGGAGAAGGTTTCTTTTTGCAATGGTGAGTTGGAAGAAGCTCGTGCTGATGTTAAGGATGATGATATTGATAGTCCCGGAACTGCTACATCTAAGCTTGTTGAACCAGTATTTTTGGCAAGGGCAGATTCATCGGCTGTCACTGTGAAAGATGATTTTGATGCTATTCAGCCTGCAAGGATGAACTTGAGAGGCGTAGTTCCTTGTGCTGATGAGGAAGTGACTGGCATATTTACTTGCAAGGAGGATTTACCTTCTGGTGATGTGATTTCAGACACATATGGAGAAGATAATTTATGTAATCTAATACTGGCCTCCAATAAAGAATCTGCGAGTAGGGCATCTGAAGTATTTAATAAACTACTGCCTAGTGAGCAGTGTAGGTTTGATTTTTCAGGTGTTATCAATGGATCCTCTTGGCAGAGTGATGCCTTAGTTGTAGGAAATTTTGCTATGAGGAAGCGGCTATTAAGATTTAAGGAGAGAGCTGTAACCCTGAAGTTTAAAGCCTTTCATCATCTGTGGAAGGAAGATATGCGATTGCTTTCTATAAGGAAACATCGTGCGAAGTCTCATAAGAAATGCGAACAAAGCTTGCGGACAACTCAAAGTGGGTTTCAAAAGCATCGTTCTTCCATTCGTGCTCGATTCTTTTCTCCTGGTAAGGCTACTAAGATCACTTGACCTTTTCCTTATAAATGGCTGTCGTTTTCTGGCTAAGCTTGTTATCGCATCGGTAAATTGGTAAAACAggtgccttgttttttttatcattcagaACTGCCATCAGATACCATGCAAGTTTTGTTCCATATGGGTAGAAAATGCTGAGCTAACAGATATGCATGGGGACTTTTAGCTTTCCATGTGATAAAGTGAGAGATCACATGGTTTCTAGTTCATAATATTGCTGTGTTCCTGTACCATGTAATGAATTTTGGAAAACATGTGTTATTGTTCCTTATATCTATTGTCTACCGAGGCTAGGAGATCCATCATGTGAGAACTCTCTGTACTTTTGCTGTTGACTTTCCTGTTGTGCCACAAAGTTCAGATGCCCTATTAGAGGTTTGTTTGCTAGAAATGATGTGTAAATGTGAGTTTGCCTGTTCTTACTTCATGTCAAGTGGACTTGGATATTGGAAGCTTTATATATTTAGATAGCTTTCTTCTTGCATGAGCACTGTAGGTGTAATCTTATAGACTGGattagattttttagattttgatgtCCATTGCTGGAATAACTGTGTTGGAAGTCAGGTCTTTATGGCGTGCGTATATAACCTGTACATTGTATGTCAAAATGGATACTGGCTCTATCTCTCTTATCGAAAAGGGGGATTGCCTAAATTTCTTATGGATTTGGTAGCTTATAAAGTAACTGTTGAGAGTAACTGTGGAGAGTTTTGGTTATTTTGGTCAAGAGAGATGTTGGTCATTCGTCTCATGCTATATAAAGTTAGGTTACAGTGATATAAGCCAAACATATTACTTCTGTTGTGGCCTTGGATTTGGTTCCAACTCAATATTTCAGAGAAAGAGccagttgatttttaaaaccgAGGATTTTACTTGCTTGCTTAATGTATTGTGAGgtcaaaatacaataaaaatgattCTTAATGGTGGTCTTAAATACCAAGGTTTATCTggttgaattatatatttttttcaatctctgCAGCTGGAAATTTGAACCCGGTCCCTACAACAGAGATACTTAACTTCACAAGCAAGCTGTTTGCAGATTCTCAGGTCAAGCTTTACAGGAATGCTTTGAAAATGCCAGCATTAATTTTGGACAAGAAAGAGAAGATAGCATCACGGTTTATCTCCAGTAATGGACTGGTTGAAGATCCTTGTGCTGTTGAGAAGGAAAGAGCTATGATCAATCCCTGGACTTcagatgaaaaagaaattttcatGCATAAGCTCGCGACTTTTGGGAAGGATTTCAGAAAAATTGCTTCTTTTCTTGATCACAAGTCAACTGCAGACTGTGTTGAATTCTATTACAAAAACCACAAATctgattgttttgaaaaaaccaaGAAGAGTGCACGAACTAAATCTTCTACTAACTACTTGGTTGCATCAAGTACAAAATGGAATCGTGAATTGAATGCTGCGTCGCTTAATATTTTTGGTGCTGTGATGGCAGCTGGTGCTGACCATGCTATGAACAGTCGGCAATTGTGCTCTAGTAGAATCTTTTCGAGTGGCTACCGTAATTCTAAAATAACAGAAGGTTGTGATGATGGTATTTTAGAAGGATCAAGTATTTTGGATGTTCTTGGGAGTGAAAGAGAGACTGTTGCTGCTGATGTTTTAGCAGGTATCTGTGGTTCAATGTCCTCTGAGGCCATGAGTTCTTGTATCACTACCTCTGTTGATCTTGTAGAGGGCTATCGAGAGCGGAAGTGCCAAAAGCTGGATTCTGTTGCAAAGCCACCTTTGACATCTGATGTTACGCGGAATTTTGATGAAGAGACCTGTTCAGATGAGAGTTGCGAGGAGATGGATCCTACTGATTGGACAGATGAGGAGAAGTCCATGTTTATACAAGCTGTATCATCCTATGGAAAGGATTTTGCAATGATCTCCCATTTTGTCAGGACAAGAACTAGGGACCAGTGCAAGGTGTTTTTTAGCAAGGCCAGGAAGTGCCTTGGACTGGATTTGATGCATCCTGGACATAGAAATTTTGGAACACCAGTTAGCGATGTTGGAAATGGAGGTGGGAGTGACACAGAAGATGCCTGTGCTATAGAGACTGGATCTGCTATTTCCAGTGATAAACTAGACTCTAAGGTTGATGAGGACATGCCGCCGTCTGTCATGAATACAGAGCATAATGAATCTGATGCAGAGGAGAGGATAAGGTTGCATTCTGACCCGGATGGAACTgaagacaataatgcatctgggATATTAGATCAGAATGATTCCAAGATTGTGGATAAAATGGTTTCTGATCCAGCGGAGGCAGGGCAGAGGGCTGATCTAGCTTTTGTTGTTGACAACAAAGTCATGAATTCTGTTAATCAGTTGGAGTCTCTGCAGGCCCAGAAAGTTTTGATTGTGTCGACTAATGCAGAATCTGAAAGAGATCAAGTGGCTGACAAGACTGTTTCTGTTGCTGAAGCAGGGCCTGTTGTAGGCACATTTGATGCCAGCACATCCAATGTAAACACTGCAGTTGAGTTGAAAGCTGTAGCTGAGGTCTCTAATGATGTTACTGGACAAGAAATTCTGTTGCCTGAAAAACGTTTGTGTAGCCCAAGTGGTTTGATGCAAGATTCAACCAGCAATGCCTCACACCATCGTGTAAATATGGATTCTTGTTCAGATATCAGTTGCGGTTCAGAAAATATTTATCAAGTCTCTGTGCAGTTGGAATCTGTGGGAAAGCCTCCTGTCATCTCATTGCCACACGAGAATGATCTTTCTATAACAAATTCTGTAGTACAAGATTCTGTGGTCATCCAATATGAGAAAAAGAATGAACAACTTCAGGAGTGTAGAGATAAGCAGGGTAAATCATCTTTTTGTAGAGAGGGCTACTTCCAGCATCTGTCTGGCCATCCTCTGACAAGCCAGAACAATTCCTCCCAGATTCTCAGGGGTTATCCGCTGCAAATACCAACAAAGAAAGAGATGAATGGGGATATTTATGTCAGACCACTTTCTGAAGCTCGAAGCTTTCCAAACGCGGAAAAGAATGTCACCCCCGAAAAGAATGTCACCAGTCAGTTTGAAGCTGAGGATTGCTATCTTCAAAAGTGTAGCGGCTCAAAATCTCAGCATTCAGTGTCTGAGCTACCATTCCTGTCTCAATGTTTTGAACATGGAAGTGATCGTCCAAGAGATCATTCACGGAGGTTTTCAGATATGGAAAAACCATGTAGGAATGGTGATGTTAAACTGTTTGGTAAAATACTTAGTAACCCCTTGCAAAAGCAGAATTCTAATGCCCATGAGAATGGTGAAAAAGAGGCCCCGCATCTTAAGCCAGCAGGTAAGTCAGCAACTTTTAAATTAACTGGTCACCACCCTACAGAGGGTAACGTGGCTTTCTTGAAGTGTGATCGTAATAATCAGCTTGGCCCTGAGAATTTTCCCATGAGCCATAGATTCTGGGATGAGAACAGAACACAGACAGGGTTGCCTGATTCTGCTGCTTTACTGGCGAAGTATCCTGCTGCATTTAGCAATTATACCGTGCCATCATCCAAAATGCCACAGCAGAGATTGCAATCTGTTGTCAAGAGTAACGAGTGTAATCAGAGTGGCACGTCTGTTTTTCCTTCAAGGGAAGTAAGTGGGACTAATGGAGTGGTGGATTATCAATTGTACAGGAACCATGACAATGATGGAGTGGATATGAAGCAGCGGGAGGATATATTTGTGGAGATGCCGAGACTGAATGGACAGCAAGCGAGGGGGATGGTAGGGATGAATGTTGTAGAAAAGGGGGGGATTCTTGTTGGGGGTCCATGCACGGGTGTTTCTGATCCTGTGGTAGCCATTAAAAGGCACTATGCCAAAGCTGATCAGTATGGGGGGCAAAATGGAACCGTCTTTAGAGAAGAAGAATCTCGGAGAGGCAAGGGCGACTTAGGCAGGTAGTAGGAGTGTTGAGAGGGCATCTTTAGGACGCCCTCAGTGGCAAATTCTTCCTTTGCCGTACTTTGTACCATAGTTGTATTTTTCAGTGGAATGATAGGGCAGGAGGCGGTTTCTTAATTCCGTCTTTTTGGTAAAAGTTATTTTAGGTGGCTGTAATATTTCAGCTATTTGTTGTATCTGatggaaaatacaaaaataatctgTTGTTGGAAAGGGCAGCATCAATGCCCACCCCTCTTTCGTAAACCCATCCCAGAGACCGTAGGTCATATCTTCTTTTTATGACCTTAAAAGCTTGAAACCAGCATGCATGGTAAACCCGCCCCCACTCTTCGTTGCAAGaccataaaagaagaaaaaaaaaatcaacgataTTAATATAACTGGCAATAAAAGCTAAACTATTTCCAGCTGATTTAACTTGATGAGCTAAAAAGCTTGGGAGGCGACAGTAAACTTATAATGATATCAAGCTGAGAAGATATTGATATCAAGCAGGGGAAGCTGGGTTCAAAGACGCATCTGAGGTATCTTGTAATTGAATGCAAAATGGCTTCACGGGTTGAGAGATTTTCATTGCCTGGAAAACCTTTTGAGTAGCCCAAGTGGCTTGACGCAAGATTCAACCATCAAATGCCATCCTGTAAATAAGGAATTTGTTCAGACTTCAGTCTAGGTTCAGAAAATATGCCATCAAGTCTTCGTCCAATTAGAATCCGTCGAAGAAAGTTCTAGCAATATGCCTCTGCTACTAGAAATAAAGTTTCATGCAATGGAAATTGCTCACGTGAACATTCCTGCTCCCTGACTCTGGACGGCGGCTCAACCAATGGGATTTATGACTTGAAAGGTCCAATATTTGTGGAAAACGTTCAACTcgtgcaaagaaaagaaacgttTAACAACGAAGATGGCAGGTCAGTGATTCAAAATGGATTCTCTATTGTGCGTTTCAACCTTTGCTCGAACCGCAGCAGGAAAGAGGTAGCCATTAAATTAGTCACCCATACAACCTTCATGTTTTGCCAGCCAGTTGATTGCAATGCTCTCAGCAGAACTATTTCACATCAGTTCTTCGGTTTCTGCTTGTGTACGTAAGATGGATGGGAGAGGTGCTGTAATTTTTATTACCTgctaccaacaaaaaaaaaaactgtgaggAAAGTGTGAAGAAAGCTTTTTACATCTTAAAAATTGCAGCAGAATATTACTTCGCTAAAAAGATGGTGAGAAATTTTTTATAACAGACCATAAAGTCGTGGAGCACAAAATCAccagaataaaaaatatcaacatttttcttgttttttgagtGCATCtcattaaaattatcatcaaCAACGGCCTATACCAAGATTATATCCTCTGGAAAGGGTTTTACAGTTCATTGAATCCCAACCTCATTTTTGGTTGGGTGCGAGAGAACCAATTGATGTGCATGCAAGTAGTAGCCACAATCTCCTGGAACAGGTTTTGCTGGCCTCTCATATCCTCTACAAGAAGTAAAATCAAATTCGTGGGATTCTGGATTTGATAAGAGGATAACACATGATTTCTG from Populus alba chromosome 8, ASM523922v2, whole genome shotgun sequence encodes the following:
- the LOC118052428 gene encoding uncharacterized protein isoform X1; translated protein: MPPEPLPWDRKDFFKERKHERSETTSSSFGGGSTPRWKEFSYSSSSHYGSSRDFNRWGPHDFRRPPGHGKQGGWHMLAEESGHVYAPYRSSDKMLEDENCRPFLRGDGRYVRNNRGYFSQRDWRGGHSWEMSNGSSNMPVRQHDVSNDHMSVDEMLMFPPSQPAHSDFVNSWDQLQLKDQQDNNKTGGVSGLGSGHRGDRENSLDWKPLKWTRSGSLSSRGSGLSHSSSSKSLGGADSNEGKTELQLKNATPVHSLSGDVAACVTSAAPSEEISSRKKARLGWGEGLAKYEKKRVEGPETSDNKDAVVVSANNVESIHYQTSNLAEKSHGVMGFSDCASPATPSSVACSSSPGLEEKTFVKSTFADNVVSNSCGSPSVGSQSQFEGLCFNLEKMDVSSVANLGSSLAELLQSDDPSSVDSSFVRSTAMNKLLVWKGDISKSLELTESEIDSLESELKSMRFESGNRCPCPAASSPRPFDSDAKPCNAQGVASNSVPRPSPLQVASCGDEIVEKVSFCNGELEEARADVKDDDIDSPGTATSKLVEPVFLARADSSAVTVKDDFDAIQPARMNLRGVVPCADEEVTGIFTCKEDLPSGDVISDTYGEDNLCNLILASNKESASRASEVFNKLLPSEQCRFDFSGVINGSSWQSDALVVGNFAMRKRLLRFKERAVTLKFKAFHHLWKEDMRLLSIRKHRAKSHKKCEQSLRTTQSGFQKHRSSIRARFFSPAGNLNPVPTTEILNFTSKLFADSQVKLYRNALKMPALILDKKEKIASRFISSNGLVEDPCAVEKERAMINPWTSDEKEIFMHKLATFGKDFRKIASFLDHKSTADCVEFYYKNHKSDCFEKTKKSARTKSSTNYLVASSTKWNRELNAASLNIFGAVMAAGADHAMNSRQLCSSRIFSSGYRNSKITEGCDDGILEGSSILDVLGSERETVAADVLAGICGSMSSEAMSSCITTSVDLVEGYRERKCQKLDSVAKPPLTSDVTRNFDEETCSDESCEEMDPTDWTDEEKSMFIQAVSSYGKDFAMISHFVRTRTRDQCKVFFSKARKCLGLDLMHPGHRNFGTPVSDVGNGGGSDTEDACAIETGSAISSDKLDSKVDEDMPPSVMNTEHNESDAEERIRLHSDPDGTEDNNASGILDQNDSKIVDKMVSDPAEAGQRADLAFVVDNKVMNSVNQLESLQAQKVLIVSTNAESERDQVADKTVSVAEAGPVVGTFDASTSNVNTAVELKAVAEVSNDVTGQEILLPEKRLCSPSGLMQDSTSNASHHRVNMDSCSDISCGSENIYQVSVQLESVGKPPVISLPHENDLSITNSVVQDSVVIQYEKKNEQLQECRDKQGKSSFCREGYFQHLSGHPLTSQNNSSQILRGYPLQIPTKKEMNGDIYVRPLSEARSFPNAEKNVTPEKNVTSQFEAEDCYLQKCSGSKSQHSVSELPFLSQCFEHGSDRPRDHSRRFSDMEKPCRNGDVKLFGKILSNPLQKQNSNAHENGEKEAPHLKPAGKSATFKLTGHHPTEGNVAFLKCDRNNQLGPENFPMSHRFWDENRTQTGLPDSAALLAKYPAAFSNYTVPSSKMPQQRLQSVVKSNECNQSGTSVFPSREVSGTNGVVDYQLYRNHDNDGVDMKQREDIFVEMPRLNGQQARGMVGMNVVEKGGILVGGPCTGVSDPVVAIKRHYAKADQYGGQNGTVFREEESRRGKGDLGR
- the LOC118052428 gene encoding uncharacterized protein isoform X2, producing the protein MPPEPLPWDRKDFFKERKHERSETTSSSFGGGSTPRWKEFSYSSSSHYGSSRDFNRWGPHDFRRPPGHGKQGGWHMLAEESGHVYAPYRSSDKMLEDENCRPFLRGDGRYVRNNRGYFSQRDWRGGHSWEMSNGSSNMPVRQHDLQLKDQQDNNKTGGVSGLGSGHRGDRENSLDWKPLKWTRSGSLSSRGSGLSHSSSSKSLGGADSNEGKTELQLKNATPVHSLSGDVAACVTSAAPSEEISSRKKARLGWGEGLAKYEKKRVEGPETSDNKDAVVVSANNVESIHYQTSNLAEKSHGVMGFSDCASPATPSSVACSSSPGLEEKTFVKSTFADNVVSNSCGSPSVGSQSQFEGLCFNLEKMDVSSVANLGSSLAELLQSDDPSSVDSSFVRSTAMNKLLVWKGDISKSLELTESEIDSLESELKSMRFESGNRCPCPAASSPRPFDSDAKPCNAQGVASNSVPRPSPLQVASCGDEIVEKVSFCNGELEEARADVKDDDIDSPGTATSKLVEPVFLARADSSAVTVKDDFDAIQPARMNLRGVVPCADEEVTGIFTCKEDLPSGDVISDTYGEDNLCNLILASNKESASRASEVFNKLLPSEQCRFDFSGVINGSSWQSDALVVGNFAMRKRLLRFKERAVTLKFKAFHHLWKEDMRLLSIRKHRAKSHKKCEQSLRTTQSGFQKHRSSIRARFFSPAGNLNPVPTTEILNFTSKLFADSQVKLYRNALKMPALILDKKEKIASRFISSNGLVEDPCAVEKERAMINPWTSDEKEIFMHKLATFGKDFRKIASFLDHKSTADCVEFYYKNHKSDCFEKTKKSARTKSSTNYLVASSTKWNRELNAASLNIFGAVMAAGADHAMNSRQLCSSRIFSSGYRNSKITEGCDDGILEGSSILDVLGSERETVAADVLAGICGSMSSEAMSSCITTSVDLVEGYRERKCQKLDSVAKPPLTSDVTRNFDEETCSDESCEEMDPTDWTDEEKSMFIQAVSSYGKDFAMISHFVRTRTRDQCKVFFSKARKCLGLDLMHPGHRNFGTPVSDVGNGGGSDTEDACAIETGSAISSDKLDSKVDEDMPPSVMNTEHNESDAEERIRLHSDPDGTEDNNASGILDQNDSKIVDKMVSDPAEAGQRADLAFVVDNKVMNSVNQLESLQAQKVLIVSTNAESERDQVADKTVSVAEAGPVVGTFDASTSNVNTAVELKAVAEVSNDVTGQEILLPEKRLCSPSGLMQDSTSNASHHRVNMDSCSDISCGSENIYQVSVQLESVGKPPVISLPHENDLSITNSVVQDSVVIQYEKKNEQLQECRDKQGKSSFCREGYFQHLSGHPLTSQNNSSQILRGYPLQIPTKKEMNGDIYVRPLSEARSFPNAEKNVTPEKNVTSQFEAEDCYLQKCSGSKSQHSVSELPFLSQCFEHGSDRPRDHSRRFSDMEKPCRNGDVKLFGKILSNPLQKQNSNAHENGEKEAPHLKPAGKSATFKLTGHHPTEGNVAFLKCDRNNQLGPENFPMSHRFWDENRTQTGLPDSAALLAKYPAAFSNYTVPSSKMPQQRLQSVVKSNECNQSGTSVFPSREVSGTNGVVDYQLYRNHDNDGVDMKQREDIFVEMPRLNGQQARGMVGMNVVEKGGILVGGPCTGVSDPVVAIKRHYAKADQYGGQNGTVFREEESRRGKGDLGR